The region GCAGGATGTCGGCGGGGTTGTCCTCGACCAGCAGAATGTCAATGGGTTTCATGAATCAGTTGTCTCCTGAAGAGGGTTGGGGCCCGGTACTGTACCGTGATCGGGAATGCTGAAATGAAAGGTGGAGCCCTGGCCGGGCCTGGACCCCAGCCACAGCTCGCCACCATGCTGCTCGACGGCGCTGCGGGTAACAGCCAGTCCAATGCCGCTCCCGCTGTATTCGCCTAGGCCGTGCAGCCGCTGGAAAACACCGAAGATCCGGTCAAAATACTGCTCTTCGATGCCGATCCCATTGTCCTGGATATGAAAGACCCAGCGCCGGCGGTCCTCCTCGCGAGTGGCGCTGACGGCAATCTGCAGCGGGCGTTCGGGTGAGCGGAATTTCAGCGCGTTGCCGATCAGGTTGTGAAAGACGTGCCGCAGCAGGTCGGCGTTGCCATGAACCTGCGGAAATCCAGGCGCAACATGCACCTGAGCGGCGCTCCTTTGCACCTCCTCGTCCAGACTCGTAAGCACCTCGCGAACCAGCAGGTGGGTGTCGACTGAGGTGAAGGTCCGCTGCCCCTGACGCACCCGCGAAAAGGCCAGCAGGTCCTGGATCAGGGTTTTCATGCGGCTGGTGGCGTCGATGGTAAAGGTGATGTACTGGTCGGCACGCGCGTCAAGCTGTCCCTGGTAGCGCCGAGCGAGCAGTTCGGTGTAGCTGCCGATGGTCCGCAGGGGTTCCTGCAGATCGTGGCTGGCTACGTACGCGAACTGCTCGAGCTCGCGGTTGCTGTGTGCCAGCTGCTCATTGCTGGCTTTCAGGGCCTGGGCACTGTGCGCCAGCGCCTGCTCACGTTCGCGTACCGCGCGGGCCATTTCCTGGAACTGATGGCCCAGTTCGTCAATTTCCTGTACACCGGAACGCGGCAGGTGCCGGTCGTACTGGCCGGCAGAGATCTCCTGCGCGCCGGCAGTCAGCTGCGAGAGATGACGCGCCACCGTGCGGGCCATGCGCAGCGCGGTCAGCAGCAGCAGCAGCAGGGTCAGCAGCAGCCCCGCGACCGTGATCTGGCGCACCGTTCGCAGGGTCTGGGCACTGGACTGCACGGCGGCAGTCAGACGGGCGTCCTCGCGTTCGCGCATGATGGTCAACGTGGCACGCACATTGTCGAGCTGCCGGCGGCCGGTACTGATCAGCCGAACTGCCTGCTCCAGAGAGGTGCGGCGGGCACGGATCTGTGGATCGCCTGCCGTGAGGCGCCAGCGTGCAAGCTGGTCGGCGGCCTGGTTCAGGCTGCTGATCTGCGCGGGTGTGACGGACCGGCGACGCAACTGGTGTGCGTGCTCGTCAAAAGCGATCAGGCCATCAAGGTACGGTTTGAGAAAATCAGCCTGTCCGGTGATGACGTATCCACGTTGCCCGGTCTCCAGCTCCGAGATGTCACGCAACAGGGAGTTGATCAGCAACAGGCGGCCTTGTGACTCGGTTACCTGCCGGGCGGCCTGTGCATTGCGCTCCACCCCGGCGATCACCGATATACCCACGACGCTCAGCAGCACAAAGGGCACCACGAAGGGCCGCAGCAGCAGTGAGCTCAGGGTGGTTCGGGGCCGGAATGCCTGAAACCGTGAGCTTGACGTGGCCGATGCGGAGGGCGCCGGCATAGAGGATGCCTGCGGCGCAGGTGAAACAGAGTCAGGCATCGTGGGCCGATTGTAGACCAGGACCCTGAGTGCGGCGATGATTACATGCCGCGCTGGCCAGTTCCGAAAACGGACAATGGCCCCAGCACCCTGGCCGGAAAATTGAACCCGGTTCAGGACGGCGCGCTACACTCCGGTCATGACGTTGCAAAGCGTAAACCTTACCCGGCGGGGTGAGACGGCCACTTTGACCCTGGTGACCAAAAAAGGCACCCTGGGGCCGACCTTCTGGCGTGAAATGCCGGCGGTGCTGGAGGAACTGGCCCGCTCCCGGGTGGTGATCCTGCGCGGTCAGGACCTGTTCAGCGCCGGTCTGGACCTGCATGAGAGCGGCGCACAGATCCTGCCGGTGCTGGGTGATCCGGAGGCATTCAAAGCTGTGGTTGACGAGATGCATGCGACCATCGAAGGGCTGGCGGCGCTGCCGGTGCCAGTGATCGCGGCTGTTCACGGCTGGTGCATTGGCGCCGGCCTGGAGCTGATTGCCGCCGCCGATCTTCGGCTGTGCAGCCAGGACGCCCGGTTCAGCCTGCCGGAAGTCAAGCTTGGAATTACGGCTGATCTGGGCGGCCTGCAGCGGCTGCCTCACCTGATCGGCCGCGGGCGCGCGGCCCATCTGGCCCTCACGGCTGACCCTATTGACGCGGCCACTGCGGAACGCTGGGGTCTGGTGACCGAGGTTCACGCCAGTCCCGAAGCCCTCTTTGCCCGTGCCGACGCGCTGGCTGATCAGCTCGCCGCGCTGCCGCCCAGAGCCCTGGAAGGCACCAAGCGCACCCTGAACGATGACCGGCCGCACAGACAGAGCCTGGACAGTGCGGTGGCCTGGAATGCGCAGCACATGACGGCCGAAGCCCTGCTGGGCGCATTACGTAAATAATCCCCATGTTCCCAAGGAGCCCCATGACCCTATCCGCTGGTACCCCTGAAAGCACCTTCCGTCCTGACCTGCTTGCTGGAAAACACGCCCTGATCACGGGCGGCGGCAGCGGCATCAACCTGGGCATCGCCCGGAGCTTTGCCGCGCACGGCTGCGCCGTGACCCTGCTTGGGCGCAATCTCGAAAAGGCCCAGGGGGCCGCTGCCGGGATTCAGGCCGAAGGAGGCCGGGCTATGGGCGTCAGCGCCGACGTGCGTGACTTCGCCGCGCTGCAGGCCGCAGCGGAACAGGCCACCTCCGAGTTCGGTCCGCTGGACATCGTGCTGGCGGGGGCGGCAGGAAACTTTCCGGCTCCAGTAGACGGCATTTCACCGAACGGTTTCAAGACCGTGGTCGACATTGACCTGCTGGGAACCTACAACACCATCAAGGCCTGTGCGCCGCATCTGCGCGCTCCGGGCGGCAACATCCTGAGCATCAGCGCCTACGGAGTGCCGGTGCCGCTGCAGGCGCACGTGGTGGCGGCGAAGGCCGGTGTGGACGCCCTGACGCAGACTCTGGCGGTGGAGTGGGGACTGCGGGGCATCCGCGTGAATGCCATTATTCCCGGTCCCATCGACGGCACCGAGGGCATGGCCCGCCTCGCTCCGGACGAGAAGACCCGCCAGAAGTTCATTGCTACCGTGCCCCTGGGCCGCTTTGGGGTGCCGCAGGACATTGCCAACGCGGCGCTGTTCCTGGTCAGTGACGCGGCGAGCTACGTGACCGGCGTCATTCTCCCGGTCGATGGTGGTCAGAACATGCTTGGAGGCGCGCCGCAGTACATGATGTACCAGCAGATGGGCCTGGCGCAGCCGAAATCCGGGAACACGCAGTAAAAGGACAGGCAATAAAAAAGCCGCCTCTCGGGCGGTGATGAAAAGAAGATAGCGTCTTATGCGCTATTCGTCAAGAAGATGCACACCGGGGTCGTGGATTTTTGAGCATGACGGGTGTGCAATGAAGCATGAATGGTCTGGTCGCTGTGCTGCCTGCCGAGCTCCTGGGAAGGCACCCGGATGCCACCAGTCATCTCGTCGCGGTCAAGCCTGATATGCGTCTATGCCAACCCTGTAGCTGTGGTCTGCTGGCTGCATGCTGAAGACCATTGGTATCTTTATTGCCACTTTTTTTGCACTGACTTTCCTGATCGAAGGCATTAAATATCTATGGACAGGTACCTTTGAGATCGATTGGTTCTCTTCTACGGGCTCCATTACTGGTGGCTTTATAGGTCTATATATCGCCAAGGCAACTGGGCTTCTCAACCGGAACCGACGATAATCATCGACTGTTGGGTATGGCCATGCTCCAAGGGTAGGCGAAGTCCTTGACGCCACATGACGCACAACAAGCAGAGGAAGCCGCGACCTGACCCTTCATTTCCTTGAAGCCACTACCCACGCCTGGGGTGGTTGCGTTTCTCTGGCCACGGATACACAAGCGCGCCTGCCCCGAGCACAGGGCAAGCGCGCTTTGGATAGGACGGTCAGGCCTTCAGACCTGCAGCCACGGCTTCTGCGGGGCCAACGGTAGGACGGCCGATCAGGCGGCGCAAGTCACTGCTGTCAGTAGCCAGGAACCCTCGCTCTATGCCTGATATGAACGTCGGCGAGCACCGCTTACAGGGGGCTCTGGATGGGGCTCCTGGCCGTACATCTGGGATCAGGATCCCATGGAGCCTCATCGCCGCCCCCAGCGCGGCTGTCCGGTGATGTCGCGCACCCCCACAGCGTTGGTCCCCATGCTGTTTGTAATCTCCCCGGAGGTCTGGGCATTCCCAGAGCACAGACCAATCAGAGCCAGAACATGCACCTTGACCGCGTAATGACTGTTGACCTGCTGCCGGGAGGTAACAACTCTTACATGTTGGCAGGATTTGGTCAGCGGGCCTTCAGGACCACAGCCTGGTACGGTTGCAGCTGCAGGTCACGCGTGCTGTCAAGCGCGGGGTAGTTGTTGCTCAACACGGCGCCGCCTATGAACTCGTCCGAGATGGCGTAATGAACAGGCTGGTCACTGAAGTTTCCGGCAACCAGCAGCCGCGTGCTGCCGTCATCCCGGACGTAGGCAAAGACGCTGGAATGGTTCTCGTCCAGAAGCGTGAAGGTTCCGTCCCGCACGACGGTTAGGGATTTCCGCAGCGCGATGGTCTCACGGTAGTGATGCCACACCGACGCCGGGTCCGTTTCGGCCTCCTGGGCATTGATATCTGGGAAA is a window of Deinococcus deserti VCD115 DNA encoding:
- a CDS encoding sensor histidine kinase; the protein is MPAPSASATSSSRFQAFRPRTTLSSLLLRPFVVPFVLLSVVGISVIAGVERNAQAARQVTESQGRLLLINSLLRDISELETGQRGYVITGQADFLKPYLDGLIAFDEHAHQLRRRSVTPAQISSLNQAADQLARWRLTAGDPQIRARRTSLEQAVRLISTGRRQLDNVRATLTIMREREDARLTAAVQSSAQTLRTVRQITVAGLLLTLLLLLLTALRMARTVARHLSQLTAGAQEISAGQYDRHLPRSGVQEIDELGHQFQEMARAVREREQALAHSAQALKASNEQLAHSNRELEQFAYVASHDLQEPLRTIGSYTELLARRYQGQLDARADQYITFTIDATSRMKTLIQDLLAFSRVRQGQRTFTSVDTHLLVREVLTSLDEEVQRSAAQVHVAPGFPQVHGNADLLRHVFHNLIGNALKFRSPERPLQIAVSATREEDRRRWVFHIQDNGIGIEEQYFDRIFGVFQRLHGLGEYSGSGIGLAVTRSAVEQHGGELWLGSRPGQGSTFHFSIPDHGTVPGPNPLQETTDS
- a CDS encoding enoyl-CoA hydratase-related protein yields the protein MTLQSVNLTRRGETATLTLVTKKGTLGPTFWREMPAVLEELARSRVVILRGQDLFSAGLDLHESGAQILPVLGDPEAFKAVVDEMHATIEGLAALPVPVIAAVHGWCIGAGLELIAAADLRLCSQDARFSLPEVKLGITADLGGLQRLPHLIGRGRAAHLALTADPIDAATAERWGLVTEVHASPEALFARADALADQLAALPPRALEGTKRTLNDDRPHRQSLDSAVAWNAQHMTAEALLGALRK
- a CDS encoding SDR family oxidoreductase; this translates as MTLSAGTPESTFRPDLLAGKHALITGGGSGINLGIARSFAAHGCAVTLLGRNLEKAQGAAAGIQAEGGRAMGVSADVRDFAALQAAAEQATSEFGPLDIVLAGAAGNFPAPVDGISPNGFKTVVDIDLLGTYNTIKACAPHLRAPGGNILSISAYGVPVPLQAHVVAAKAGVDALTQTLAVEWGLRGIRVNAIIPGPIDGTEGMARLAPDEKTRQKFIATVPLGRFGVPQDIANAALFLVSDAASYVTGVILPVDGGQNMLGGAPQYMMYQQMGLAQPKSGNTQ